In a single window of the Papaver somniferum cultivar HN1 chromosome 8, ASM357369v1, whole genome shotgun sequence genome:
- the LOC113301503 gene encoding bifunctional fucokinase/fucose pyrophosphorylase-like, whose translation MEKKKKEDLSEILKKSWYHLRLSVRHPTRVPTWDAIVLTAASPEQAELYKWQLERAKRLGRISKSTITLAVPDPQGARIGSGAATLNAISALLNHYQKLHFQLHQVESAENESPESSSHESIESGGDIESVVSLMAKKHILLLHAGGDSKRVPWANPMGKVFLPLPYLAANDPDGPVPLLFDHILAISSCARQAFKNEGGVLIMTGDVLPCFDASKMILPEDTSCIITVPITLDIASNHGVVVASNTEVKDKNYSLSLVDNLLQKPSVEELVKNHAILHDGRTLLDTGIIAVRGKAWAELVTLSSSSPTMISDLLSNKKEMSLYEELVAAWVPARHEWLKIRPLGRELINGLGKRSMFSYCAYDLSFLHFGTSSEILDHLGGSNAALVGRRHLCSIPATTASDISASSIILSSKVEPGVSIGEDSMVYDSSLSGGIQIGSQAIVVGVSIPVDFNSGSTEDSFRFLLPDRHCLWEVPLNRCTEKVIIYCGLHDNPKVSFSKNGTFCGQPWKTVLHGLGIQETDLWNSSDVQDKCLWNAKIFPILPYFEMLRLGMWFMGLVNNCKSLLPLWRSSKRVSLEELHRSIDFPKLCLSSSNHQADLAAGIAKACMTYGILGCNLSQLCDEILQKEISGVEMCRDFLALCPKLQAQSTKILPQSRAYQVQVDLLRACGEETKAISLEPKVWGAVAQETASAVKPGFGDQLLELSNSISAPADQEVVSGNHPFFPRKAKVELPVRLDFVGGWSDTPPWSLERSGCVLNMAISLEGSLPIGTTIETTKASGIKISDDAENQLYIEDPSSIATPLNHDDPFRLVKSALLVSGIISGSGSNLSSTGLKIRTWANVPRGSGLGTSSILAAAVVKGLLQVMGGDSSNETVAKLVLVLEQIMGTGGGWQDQIGGLYPGIKFTSSFPGIPLRLHVIPLAASPQLVAELEQRLLVVFTGQVRLANQVLQKVVTRYLQRDNLLISSIKRLSELAKIGREALMNCDVDELGRIMMEAWRLHQELDPYCSNEFVDKLFEFSERFCCGYKLVGAGGGGFALLLAKDGNSARELENLLEKSLDFNVKVYKWSIFTEKQLNLLE comes from the exons atggagaagaagaagaaggaagacttatcagaaattttaaaaaaatcatGGTATCATTTGAGATTATCAGTAAGACATCCAACTAGGGTTCCTACTTGGGATGCAATTGTATTAACAGCCGCAAGTCCAGAACAAGCTGAACTCTATAAGTGGCAACTTGAACGTGCTAAACGTCTGGGTAGAATATCAAAATCAACAATCACTCTTGCTGTTCCTGATCCTCAAGGAGCTCGTATTGGTTCTGGTGCTGCTACTCTTAATGCAATTTCTGCTCTTCTAAATCATTATCAAAAGCTACATTTCCAACTGCATCAG GTAGAGTCGGCCGAGAATGAAAGTCCAGAATCTTCTTCTCACGAAAGTATCGAGAGTGGCGGTGATATAGAGTCAGTGGTTAGCTTGATGGCAAAAAAGCATATATTATTGCTTCATGCTGGAGGTGATTCGAAAAGGGTCCCATGGGCAAACCCAATGGGAAAAGTTTTTCTACCACTTCCTTATTTGGCTGCAAATGATCCTGATGGCCCGGTTCCACTACTTTTTGACCATATACTCGCAATTTCTTCGTGTGCACGACAAGCTTTCAAGAATGAAG GTGGTGTACTAATTATGACTGGAGATGTTCTGCCTTGTTTTGACGCTTCCAAGATGATCCTTCCAGAGGATACATCCTGCATAATTACTGTTCCGATCACCCTTGATATAGCTTCTAACCACGGGGTTGTTGTGGCATCCAACACTGAGGTTAAGGATAAAAATTATTCCCTCAGTTTGGTAGATAATCTTCTACAGAAACCAAGTGTAGAAGAGCTTGTCAAGAACCATGCGATTCTACATGATGGTCGAACACTGCTCGACACAGGAATTATTGCCGTAAGAGGCAAAGCTTGGGCCGAGCTTGTAACACTCTCAAGTTCAAGTCCAACAATGATTTCGGACCTTCTTAGCAACAAGAAGGAG ATGAGTTTATACGAGGAATTGGTTGCAGCTTGGGTACCTGCAAGACATGAATGGTTGAAGATTCGCCCGTTGGGTAGAGAGCTGATCAATGGTCTAGGAAAGCGGTCGATGTTCAGCTATTGTGCTT ATGATTTGTCCTTTTTACATTTTGGAACCTCTAGCGAAATTCTCGATCACTTGGGTGGGTCCAATGCTGCACTCGTAGGTCGAAGGCACTTATGTTCAATTCCAGCCACAACCGCCTCTGATATTTCAGCATCTTCAATTATTCTCTCGAGCAAAGTTGAACCTGGGGTCTCAATTGGGGAGGATTCCATGGTTTACGATTCATCGCTGTCTGGAGGAATACAGATAGGCTCCCAAGCTATTGTTGTCGGAGTTAGTATCCCAGTTGATTTTAATAGCGGGTCCAcagaagattcttttcggttCTTGCTTCCTGATCGCCACTGTCTTTGGGAAGTACCTCTAAATCGATGCACGGAAAAGGTTATTATCTACTGTGgccttcatgataatccaaaagtttcATTTTCCAAGAATGGAACTTTCTGTGGTCAACCGTGGAAGACGGTATTACATGGTTTAGGCATTCAGGAAACTGACTTGTGGAACTCATCAGATGTACAGGATAAGTGCCTCTGGAATGCAAAGATCTTTCCGATTCTGCCTTACTTTGAGATGCTTCGTTTAGGTATGTGGTTCATGGGTTTGGTCAACAACTGCAAATCTTTGCTTCCGTTGTGGAGAAGTTCAAAAAGGGTCAGTTTGGAGGAACTTCATAGATCCATAGATTTTCCAAAGCTTTGTTTAAGCTCTAGTAATCATCAAGCAGATCTTGCAGCTGGAATTGCTAAGGCCTGCATGACTTATGGTATACTTGGTTGCAATTTGTCTCAATTGTGTGACGAAATCCTGCAAAAGGAAATATCAGGAGTTGAAATGTGTAGAGATTTTTTAGCTCTCTGTCCAAAGCTCCAAGCACAGAGCACAAAGATTCTCCCTCAAAGCAGGGCTTACCAGGTGCAAGTTGATCTTCTGCGGGCATGTGGAGAAGAAACGAAAGCAATCTCATTGGAGCCAAAGGTTTGGGGTGCAGTTGCTCAAGAAACTGCTTCAGCAGTAAAACCTGGGTTTGGAG ATCAGTTATTGGAGTTATCGAACAGCATATCAGCTCCAGCAGATCAGGAAGTTGTTTCTGGTAACCACCCTTTCTTCCCAAGAAAAGCAAAAGTAGAGTTACCAGTACGTCTGGATTTTGTGGGGGGTTGGAGTGATACTCCTCCTTGGAGCTTGGAACGCTCCGGTTGTGTTCTAAACATGGCAATTAGTCTGGAAGGTTCTCTTCCAATAGGCACCACTATAGAGACGACAAAAGCTTCTGGAataaaaatttctgatgatgctgaAAACCAATTGTATATTGAAGATCCATCATCTATTGCAACACCATTAAATCATGATGATCCATTTCGACTTGTCAAATCGGCATTGCTCGTTTCCGGAATTATAAGTGGAAGTGGAAGCAACCTTTCCTCTACAGGCTTGAAAATCAGGACTTGGGCCAATGTTCCTCGCGGTAGTGGTTTGGGGACTTCGAGTATCTTAGCTGCAGCTGTCGTTAAAGGACTCCTCCAAGTAATGGGAGGAGACAGTAGTAACGAAACTGTTGCCAAACTTGTTTTAGTCTTAGAACAGATAATGGGCACTGGAGGAGGATGGCAGGATCAAATAGGTGGCCTGTACCCAGGTATTAAATTTACTTCAAGTTTCCCAGGAATTCCATTACGGCTTCACGTCATTCCCCTGGCGGCTTCACCACAGTTGGTGGCAGAGTTAGAGCAACGGCTATTGGTTGTTTTTACTGGCCAA GTCCGGCTAGCAAATCAAGTTCTTCAAAAGGTGGTAACTCGTTATCTACAACGTGATAACTTACTAATATCAAGTATCAAGCGCTTGAGTGAACTGGCGAAGATAGGACGAGAAGCTTTAATGAATTGCGACGTAGATGAGCTAGGAAGAATAATGATGGAAGCATGGAGATTGCATCAAGAATTAGATCCATACTGTAGCAACGAATTTGTTGATAAGCTTTTCGAGTTTTCTGAACGTTTCTGTTGTGGTTACAAGCTTGTGGGTGCTGGAGGTGGAGGGTTTGCTTTATTATTAGCAAAAGATGGCAATTCTGCACGAGAACTCGAGAATTTATTGGAAAAATCTTTGGATTTTAATGTTAAAGTCTACAAGTGGAGTATCTTTACAGAAAAGCAGTTGAACCTTCTTGAGTGA